A segment of the Parasynechococcus marenigrum WH 8102 genome:
CGCTGGCATGACAAATAGTGATCCACTCTGCAGAGTTCTCTCTTAGCAGATTTGGCAAAGAATTCATATTTGCCAAAGAGCAAGAAACCACATCGTTCCAACCACCTACAACAGCTAGTGATTGTGCTTGGTGTGTTGTTCCATCAATGACTAAAAGTAGATGCTTTGTTGTTAAAACGGAGGAATTTATTGCGGGTAACTTTGTTGGATGATATCGATCAAGGCCTGTCGCAACAGATTCTTGCCGACGGAAATGATCCCACCCCTCCGTCGCGAGATGTTCGAGCAAAGAGATTTTATTAGTGCGTGTAATTTGTCTCTGTGTTTTGTTCAGGCCTGCCTCATAGGCTCCAATGGGTATTGGCGGTAGATCTCCGTAAAGAGACAGATGACCATTTAAAATCTGATTAAGCGTCCCACTCACTAGTAACTCATTGATTGATAAGAGGTGCCGATGTTGAAGTAGTAAGGGAATTTTTTGAATTCCATCTTCCAGTGGGTTCCATGTTGTTGGCTCCAACAGCAGGGAAATGGGTAAATATCTTGGGTTAAGTAGATGACAGTCTAAATAATCATGCAAGCTTGCAAGATCTGATTTGATTAAATCAAGATCTATGCCGATACGTTTGAATAGTTTGAGTTGTTTTTGTATAGAGCCAATAGAGATTTTTCCATTTCTCCAATCTTGAAAAGATTTTGACCAGTGATCGTTGGGATTCATTGATTGTTCTTGCTTGCCAGTTTGAGAAGTTGTCGTACTAGTGCAGGGAATAGCCCCCCTTTGTCAGAAGTTATGACCTCTAATTGTCTTTCTGTCTCGCTCATGTTCGTTCCTGACTCTTGACTCACTACCTCATCATGATCCCCTCTTAGATTATGATCTTCTATCTCTGGCTTATTAGATATCGGTTGATCCGATAAGGATTCTTTTAACTCTTTGTTCTCTTCTACAAGGAGTGCATATTTAGCTCTTTGTTTTCTTAGAGATTTTTGCAGTCGTTCGTTTTCCCGCACAAGGCAATCATAGTTACTTTGCATCTGCGTTAATTGATTTAAACTATTTTCAACTTCTTCAAAACTTGCTTCGCGGTCTAGGTTGACCTCCCACCAGTCCATGAGTGCGAGATCAATCAATGAGCCTTGGCTCAACCTTTGTAGATAGTTGCTGTCAGCTTCCAGGCCAAATAAGTGTGATTTTAGTTCTAGATCAAGGTAAATATCAATAATTCTTGGTTCTTTTCTCGCAATCTCTAGGCTTAGTAAGCTTGAAAGGGACTTGGGGCTGGGAAAGTTAATACTTTTATCTAGCAGTGGATTCTCACCATTACAAAGTCTTATGATTGATGTACTGTCAAGTGAATTCAGGCGCCAACTTGACGAGATATTTTTGTATTTTGCAGATAACAAGGATAACTCTTCATAATATGCGCGAATTTCATTGCATGTTGTTGCGGTGCTTTCTTCGAGTCGTTTTTGTTCAAGCACTTGATTGGGAGCCGAATAAATTAATAGCACATTTTGAGGTTCATTATCAGAATTGATCGATGTAAGTGGTTTAAGTCCTGCTTTGGCTAGTTTGTCTCTTAGCGATGAAAGAATATTTGTTGTCGAATACCAGTACTGCATTTGATTCCTGATCCTTACACGCAGTCTATAATGCAGAAAGCTCTCGAAGCTCACATGACGTCCAGTCTATGCCTAAGTGTATTAATAGGCTGTCCCGCCTCACCAACGCTTCTCCCTGAAAACCCTTGTTTGATTATTAATGCCGAGTCAATCGATAGGAAAGAATTGATTGCTCAGGAATCTTTTTGTGCACATTATCGTGAATTGTCGGCCGACGATGTAGTACTCCTCAATCAGACGGTGATATCAGAACTTGATCATCAGATTGTTGAATGGCATAGTTTCTCAGACAGGCGATTTAATGGGCCTTCTCAATTATCAGAATTTTCCGAACAATATCCAAACTTAAGATTAGTTGAGAGCAGGAAGATTGAAGGGATCACTCTTTCTACTGTATTGGTGGATCAAAAAAGTCTTTCAGATCCACTTTCAACCTTTGAGCTTATTTTACGTGAGGGTGATCCGTTAGTTGTTCTTCAAAGTGCAAAGGAGTGGTTGGCCCGATGTACTCGCATCACTTTGCGTGGTTTAGTCACTAGCTCTAAATCTCGTGAGGCTGCTGAGGCATTTTTGGGGGCATCGGGCTTTTGCAAATCATCGGTTGATTCTTGTGTATGGACTCCTGAGCTTGAGGTGTCGTCACTGCATCTATCCTTAATCAGATGTGGTTTGTTGGCCTTATTTAATGCTGATGTCTATCGAGAACTATATCCTCAGACGCAGGAAATGACAGATGTTGAACTGATTGACCACTGGTTATCACAGCCTGATTTTCGAGATGTATCTAAAATAATGAAAGATGCTACTCAACGTAATCCAACTCCTCTCGCTGAATTGACGGACCAAGATCCCGCACTTCAGTTGTTGCAGAACATTTTTCCTTTTGATTTTTATCGTTCTCAAAGAACAGATCTCTCACAGATCCCTAACAGAGAGTTGATCAATCACTATTGGACACATGGGCAATATGAGGGAATTGATCTCTCGGAATCAAATGTCAAAAATGTTCTCGGTAAAGATCAATCTTTGCAAGTCAACCGACTGAATACTCGTATTCATGAACTAGAGCATCTTTTATCGTGCGCTAACGCACAGATTAGTGCAATGCAGAAATTGATTGTTAGTTCACGAGATTCGGGAGCTACCAATGAACAATACTGATCAGATACTTGCCTGTCGCGTCTTGGCGAATGATTATTTATCAGGAAGATGGCAGAAAGTTACCAATACAGTACGTTCTCTGAACGATTCAGCTGAATGTCGTAATTGTTCCACTTTCAGTGACTTCGCGCGATTTCTTTTAAGTTTATCTCCTTCTGAAATTTTGAAGGAGGATTGGAAGCCTGCTTTAGTGCCACAACGTACCTCTTTTACTGAGGCACGTCTTCGGTACTGCGCAACTCATTTGCTTGGTGCTTGTAATAATTTTGCGTGCAGAAATGATCAACAATATCGCTATAGGCTTCAATTATTTTGCCTTAGCTTAAGTGACTTGCTCAAATCTGATGCTGATTTTATACTCATTTCTGATATATTTTCATTTTCCGACTCTTTCATATCACTTAGTCAGAGTATCCGTATATTCTATTTGGCTTATAGGCGTCGTTTGCATGAGTCATTTCCTCAACAGATGACGGTTGTTTTAGGGATGCACCGTAGTGGAACATCAGCGTTAACTGGACTGCTTGGTAATTTTGGTATTTCAGGACCTAATGATCCATTAGGTGCCACCGAAAATAATCTGTTGGGCTATTGGGAATCTACTTCTTTAGTCACTTCTTCTGATCAATTTTTGTTGTCTCAACATAGCCATTGGTCGCAACTTTACCACTGGTCTTTTGGTTGGTGGAAATCAGCGGCGGCTCTAGACTGGATTGATTCTTATTGGCACGATTTGCAAAATGCTTACAATACGAATGAACACTTTGTCTTGAAAGATCCTCGCCTTTGTATTCTGTTCGAGGGCATGATTCCATGTCTAGTTGAGTCTCTAGTGCAGTTAGATTTTTTGTTGATATTACGTTCTCCTGTTGAGGTTGTTATTTCTTTGTGCAAGGCAGAAAAAATCTCTCCATACGACGCTCTTAATTTGTGGATTGGCTCAGTATTTCGCGCAGAATGTATGTCACGTCCGTATTCTCGCAATATTCTCACGTACTACCAGCTCCTTAATAGTCCACAAGCTATTGTGGATTCATTGGGCCTGAGCTGGAATCCAAGCCTTATGGAATCAAGGCTTGATCAAGCAACATCTTTTTTAAGACCCTCATTGTACCGAACCAAGGTTGATAACGTAAGGGAATCGTTTGTGGCTACAAATCCTGAGTTGACTAGTCTTCTTGTTTTGGCTGAACAGATTTTTGATTGTTTTCAATATCCAACCCCAGATATTGCTCTTACATCAGAGAAATTAAAGTACCAGTGGCTCGAAATCTTGGCAGATCGTTAGCAAACGCTTCTGTAAATAACTTTGCAGCCTACTGTCGCAGATAGTAATCTTTCATCCTCCTGAAATTGGACCTCAGTTCAATTCCTTGCTTGACGCTTTCTGGTGAAGTGTTAATACTAAAGTCTTCATGAATCTTTGTTAGATTTGGATTGTAAAATAAATCACTTGGTAGCTCCCCATTGCTTTGAATGTCGTATTGATTTAGCATGAAGTTTATCTCTCTCTTGAAACGTTCTTTCTTTTCGGGAGAATCTTCAGTTCCGCGGGATATTGATTCGTGGTGAAACAGCTCAGCATACGGGGTGAAAATATTTCGATATCCTCTTGCGTGAACCCTCATGCAAAAGTCGACATCGTTAAATGCGATTGTGAGGTCTTGTTCATTGAGGCCGCCTACCTCGTTGAAAATTTCTCTGCGAATTGCGAGACATGCTGCAGTTACTGCTGTCATCTGTTGAACATATTGAAGTCTGTCGACATAACCCGGACTATCTCCCGGAAAGTACTTATGGGCATGACCGGCGACTTGGCCAATTCCAATAACTACACCTCCATGCTGAATAGTCCTATTTGAATAGTATAACTTTGCACCGACACATCCAACATCTGGCCTTGAAGTGTGGGAAACAATTTCTTGGAGCCATTTGCTAGAGATGACCTCGACATCATTGTTTACCAGGACAACAATATCTGCTGTTGATTTTCTGACTGCATAATTATTGATGGCCGAGTAGTTGAACTTCTTGTTGTATTTTATGATGTTTATTTTTTCGCCGTGCACCCTCTTCAGATTCTTGAATAGATTCTTTGTGGCGACTTCTTCGCTCTGATTGTCAACTACGGTGATTGTATAGTTCGTGTAGGTCGTCTTGGTAATGATTGAATCCACTGCGAGATTTAATACCTCTGCTTGATCTCGAGTGGGGATAATGAGCTCAACAGAGGGTGACTTATCTGGTATGTGCCACTGGCAGGTGAATCGGTTCTTGGCCTTGATTCGGGCTGTCGCCCTTACGCCTCCACGTCGATGCTGCTCGTCCAGGAAATGCTGGACTGCCTTATGACCGCTTTCAGTTGTGTAATCCTTGCTGTCTGGGTTGCTGGCGGTTGATTCGGAATGTGCTCGCCAGTGGTACAAGACTCTAGGGATGTGAATAATTTGGTCCGGGGAAGATTCCAGGACAGTCCTGAGTGCAAGATCGTGATCTTGGCTTCCCTCGAAGCCAACTCGGAAGCCACCAATTTGTTTGAGGATCTCCCTTCTGTAAACACCCAAGTGTGAGATGAAATTGTAAGACAATAAAAGATCGATGTTGAAAGCTGGCTTGAAGTGTGGGCATGCACGCATTCCATCGTCGTTGATCTTGTCTTCGTCGCTATAAATTAAATTTGCTTGAGGTTTTTTCTGCAACTCACGTGCAACCCAGTAAAGAGCATTGTCTGCAAGGATGTCGTCGTGATCTAGTAATGCTACGTATTCTCCTGTCGCCATGCGAAGTGCGTCATTGCTGGCTTCACATATGTGGCCATTCTTTTCGCGAAAGATAAGTTTTACTCTAGGGTCTGACGATTGATAGCTCCTGAGGATTGTCTTGACGCTCACCGCGCTGGAGCTGTCATCGCAGATGCAGAGTTCCCAGTTGGGATAGCTTTGACGGCAGACACTTTCAATGCATTCGCGAAGGTGATTACTGTTGGTATTGTAGGTAGGAATAATAATGCTGATAAGCGGGGCGTCTTGATTTAGCTCAAGCCATTCCCTGATTTGCTCTTCATTGTGGTCGAGTTCTGGTTCAATCTCTTTTATATAGTTCTCATATCTTTCGTCTGTCTCTTGTTTGGTTGGTTTGTCGGAAGGTGTTTTTGGCCAGTTTTGATGCCTGATCTGCGCCAATCGATAAATCTGTTCTGTTCGCCAGGTAATTTCTTGCGTTATTGAGTGCGTCTCATGCGCGTCTGCGTTGTCGTTTTCCTTCGGTTTTCTTGTCGTCCATTGTCTTAAAACATTTACAATCGTATCTGCGGTTGTAGGTAATACTGAAAAGGTCGCATTGATTGGTCCTTGCCCGCTGATTGGTCTGATCTTGACTCTGCTCCTTTGCAGGATGACGATTGGAAGCGCAAGGCACTGCTGTGATCTTGTGCTTTGGATGGGCACGGTGAATGTTCTTGCCAGCGATTTGTTGGGTCCAACGGGCTCTATGGAGACGGAGCAAAGCGTTGGGAGCCCTACCGCGTTGATTGATAATCGAAGCAGGTAATATCCTTTGGCTATCCCTTTGCGTGTTTCGAAGTAACAGTCTGCGTGTTCGACGTGATATTCTCCGTTGCCAATTAATCGTATGTTGCTTCTAACCCAATCCTGTCGAAGGGAAATGTTTCCTTGGCTTTCTGGTAGTTGTTCCACTACAGTTTTTTGTCGCCGTAGTGTGCGATGTACCACTGCACGGTCTTTGCGATGGCTTCATCGAAATCATGCCTTGGTTTCCACCCCAGCTCGGTCTCAATCCGAGTCGGATCAATGGCATACCGACGGTCGTGGCCGGGACGATCCGTCACTCGTGTGATCAACCTCGCATGGGGTGCTCCGTCCGGTTTTAGCTGATCCAAGTGGCTGCAGATGCACTCCACCACCTCACGATTGGTTCGTTCTCCATATCCACCGACACAGTAACTGCGGCCTGATGCTCCTTTGCATGCGGCGAGCAGCAGGGCATCGACGTGGTCTTCCACATACAACCAGTCTCTGACGTTCAATCCATCGCCATACAAGGGGATTGGCTCTCTGGCAGCAGCTTTCAACGTCACGACAGGAATCAACTTTTCGGGAAATTGCCAAGGTCCGTAATTGTTGGAGCAATTCGTCAACACCACTGGCAATCCATAGGTGTGGTGCCAGGCGCTCACTAGATGGTCACTGGCCGCCTTGCTGCTGGAATATGGACTTCGCGGGTCGTAAGGCGTCGTCTCTGAAAAACGACCCTCTGCGCCCAGGGAGCCGAAGACTTCATCGGTGCTGATGTGATGCAGGCGGAAGTTCTCTTGGCGTTCTCCGCTCAAGCCCTCGACATGCTCCCGTACAGCCTGCAGCAGATTGTAGGTCCCTGTCACGTTGCTCTCGATGAACACACCAGGGCCTGCAATTGAGCGGTCCACATGACTTTCGGCCGCCAGGTGCATCACCAGGTCGGGATCCGCCGCCTTCACCGCCTCACGAACAGCCTTTGCATCCGCAAGGTCCACCCGTTGCAGTTGATGGCGCTGCTTTGCTCCATCTCCGAGCTCGCTCAGCACCGCCTCAATCGAGGTCAGATCGCTGGCGTAGCCCATCTTGTCGAGGTTGAACACGATCGCCTCGCTCTCCTTGAGCAGGCGCCGCACCACGGCCCCACCGATAAATCCAGCACCTCCTGTCACCAGTACCCGCCGTCGGGATCCCAGCAGCTCTGCAGCAGTCGGCATTGAATTGGTCATCGGGATCAAGGGTTCGTGGGGATGGCCTGCAGCACATCCTTGAGGGCTGCCCGCCAGGGCTGGGCCTCCAGTTGCAGTACTTGTCGGCTGGCCTGGCAATCCAGCAACGAATAGCCGGGACGAGTGGCTGGGGTTGGATAGTCAGCTGTGCTGATCGGATTCACCGTGGCGGCGCGCTGCAGCAGGCCAAGGTCCATCGCCAGCTCGCCCACCGCGACGGACACGTCGTACCAGCTGGCGGCACCGCCATCACACCAGTGCAGCACAGGGGGGAGTTCCACCTCATCGCGGCTGCTGGTGATCACCGCCCAGCACGCCGTCGCCAGGTTCAACGTGCTGCTCGGGCAGCCCACCTGATCGGCCACCACCCCCAATTGCTCTTTCTCACGATGCAGTCGCAGCATCGTGAGTGCAAAGTTTTTGCCCACCGGACCCATCACCCAGCTGGTGCGCAGCACCACACCTTGGCCACTGGTCCCAAGCAGCTCTTCCACCGCCTTCTCTCCGCTGGCCTTGCTGGCGCCGTAGACCCCCAGGGGATCTCGGCTTTGATCCACCCGGTAAGGGGAGCCCTGCTGACCGTTGAACACAAAGTCGGTGCTCAGCTGCAGCATTCGGCCGCCGTGCGCCTGGATCGCTTCTGCAAAAGCGCGCGGTGCGCCTCCATTCACGGCATGGGCCAGCTCCGGTTCCGCTTCTGCCTTGTCCACTGCGGTGTAAGCCCCGGCATTCAGCACCCAATCGGGGCGGTGCTCCTCCACCACCTGCCGGCATGCCGTTGCATCAGCCAGGTCGAGTGCCACCAAGCCATTGCCGCCGCTGCGGCTGCTCGCCACCAGTTCAATGCCATCAGGCATCCTTCCAATCAAGGCCTGCCCAAG
Coding sequences within it:
- a CDS encoding glycosyltransferase family 2 protein, translated to MPIQSTRSQQCLALPIVILQRSRVKIRPISGQGPINATFSVLPTTADTIVNVLRQWTTRKPKENDNADAHETHSITQEITWRTEQIYRLAQIRHQNWPKTPSDKPTKQETDERYENYIKEIEPELDHNEEQIREWLELNQDAPLISIIIPTYNTNSNHLRECIESVCRQSYPNWELCICDDSSSAVSVKTILRSYQSSDPRVKLIFREKNGHICEASNDALRMATGEYVALLDHDDILADNALYWVARELQKKPQANLIYSDEDKINDDGMRACPHFKPAFNIDLLLSYNFISHLGVYRREILKQIGGFRVGFEGSQDHDLALRTVLESSPDQIIHIPRVLYHWRAHSESTASNPDSKDYTTESGHKAVQHFLDEQHRRGGVRATARIKAKNRFTCQWHIPDKSPSVELIIPTRDQAEVLNLAVDSIITKTTYTNYTITVVDNQSEEVATKNLFKNLKRVHGEKINIIKYNKKFNYSAINNYAVRKSTADIVVLVNNDVEVISSKWLQEIVSHTSRPDVGCVGAKLYYSNRTIQHGGVVIGIGQVAGHAHKYFPGDSPGYVDRLQYVQQMTAVTAACLAIRREIFNEVGGLNEQDLTIAFNDVDFCMRVHARGYRNIFTPYAELFHHESISRGTEDSPEKKERFKREINFMLNQYDIQSNGELPSDLFYNPNLTKIHEDFSINTSPESVKQGIELRSNFRRMKDYYLRQ
- the rfbB gene encoding dTDP-glucose 4,6-dehydratase, with product MTNSMPTAAELLGSRRRVLVTGGAGFIGGAVVRRLLKESEAIVFNLDKMGYASDLTSIEAVLSELGDGAKQRHQLQRVDLADAKAVREAVKAADPDLVMHLAAESHVDRSIAGPGVFIESNVTGTYNLLQAVREHVEGLSGERQENFRLHHISTDEVFGSLGAEGRFSETTPYDPRSPYSSSKAASDHLVSAWHHTYGLPVVLTNCSNNYGPWQFPEKLIPVVTLKAAAREPIPLYGDGLNVRDWLYVEDHVDALLLAACKGASGRSYCVGGYGERTNREVVECICSHLDQLKPDGAPHARLITRVTDRPGHDRRYAIDPTRIETELGWKPRHDFDEAIAKTVQWYIAHYGDKKL
- the rfbD gene encoding dTDP-4-dehydrorhamnose reductase, coding for MKVLLTGAAGQLGQALIGRMPDGIELVASSRSGGNGLVALDLADATACRQVVEEHRPDWVLNAGAYTAVDKAEAEPELAHAVNGGAPRAFAEAIQAHGGRMLQLSTDFVFNGQQGSPYRVDQSRDPLGVYGASKASGEKAVEELLGTSGQGVVLRTSWVMGPVGKNFALTMLRLHREKEQLGVVADQVGCPSSTLNLATACWAVITSSRDEVELPPVLHWCDGGAASWYDVSVAVGELAMDLGLLQRAATVNPISTADYPTPATRPGYSLLDCQASRQVLQLEAQPWRAALKDVLQAIPTNP